The following are encoded in a window of Staphylococcus piscifermentans genomic DNA:
- a CDS encoding MarR family winged helix-turn-helix transcriptional regulator: MQNIEQHIDFMGHFLEDINSMVAKLLEDLRHEYNVSMEQSQAVLLLDNNKSLTLSEITEKQGVNKAAISRRVKKLIKLDLIQWEKQNASVDQRLKYVKLTPKGREYIERSKKIVSEVAVYLVQDLSEKQIEETAENLSIIDQRIKEYVKENQL, from the coding sequence ATGCAAAATATTGAACAACATATCGACTTTATGGGTCATTTCTTGGAAGATATCAATTCCATGGTTGCCAAACTGCTGGAAGATTTACGTCATGAATACAATGTATCTATGGAACAATCTCAAGCAGTATTGTTATTAGACAACAATAAATCACTCACCTTATCAGAAATTACTGAGAAACAAGGCGTCAATAAAGCAGCAATCAGCCGCCGTGTGAAAAAGTTGATTAAACTAGATCTCATCCAATGGGAGAAACAAAATGCGAGTGTAGACCAACGTTTAAAATATGTGAAGTTGACCCCAAAAGGGCGCGAATATATCGAGCGCTCTAAAAAAATAGTCAGTGAAGTCGCTGTTTATTTAGTACAAGATTTAAGTGAAAAGCAAATTGAAGAAACTGCTGAAAATTTAAGTATCATAGATCAACGCATAAAAGAATACGTAAAAGAGAATCAATTATAA
- a CDS encoding TcaA NTF2-like domain-containing protein, with protein sequence MRVGLIEVDEMVQSENDKQDDLNKSNAQKRRTETKSNENINQTVRKLVPWGIGIFIVILLIILFSLLKNYNSPEAQAKIFVNAVKSNDTQRISNILSTRDNKVGNDEAETFIKYIKNEIGLKKFDKELNATVHDIDQHHKDAGYIKTPDGNKILRVTMNGRRYIFFDNIGFATETKKAIIKKKSKTTYIFRADDKKRKVIAEPNKPTMLGNFIPGIYKIPATKENDNGKFIGYLTFSFKNSNSETVDVHENFPEANLNINLEGADKLDKKNTKVKINGKQYSYDHAKLYGPYPVTEEIEVTAEGKAKGKTFKSSTVKLYPNELKSNTPVRLNFEKEKIDKYVKEKEKEENSLKNKVTKFFNKYSLAMNNAAGTNNFASISNFFKPDTADYKTMKQNFQTGQGIQSLIQSPQVVDVSQEGSKVYAEVLNINSQGVWVTSKYKLEDSAKHPAKSDDESDLKIISNQE encoded by the coding sequence ATGAGAGTTGGATTAATTGAGGTGGATGAAATGGTGCAATCTGAAAATGACAAACAAGACGATTTAAATAAATCAAATGCACAAAAAAGAAGAACCGAAACAAAATCTAATGAGAATATCAATCAAACTGTCCGTAAATTGGTGCCTTGGGGCATTGGAATATTCATAGTGATATTATTAATTATTCTCTTCTCTTTGTTGAAGAATTATAATTCTCCCGAAGCTCAAGCTAAAATATTTGTAAACGCAGTGAAAAGTAATGACACACAACGGATTTCGAATATTTTAAGTACACGGGATAATAAAGTAGGTAATGATGAAGCGGAAACCTTTATTAAATATATTAAAAATGAAATCGGTTTGAAAAAATTTGATAAGGAGTTAAACGCCACTGTTCATGATATTGATCAACATCATAAAGATGCTGGTTATATTAAAACACCTGACGGAAATAAAATCTTAAGAGTCACTATGAACGGACGTCGTTATATCTTTTTTGATAATATCGGGTTTGCTACAGAAACTAAAAAAGCGATTATCAAGAAAAAATCAAAAACGACTTATATTTTCCGTGCAGATGACAAGAAGAGAAAGGTAATTGCAGAACCGAATAAGCCGACTATGTTAGGTAACTTTATCCCAGGTATCTATAAGATTCCGGCTACTAAAGAGAATGACAACGGAAAATTCATCGGTTACTTAACCTTCTCATTTAAAAACAGCAACAGTGAAACCGTCGATGTTCATGAAAACTTCCCAGAAGCTAACTTGAATATCAATTTAGAAGGTGCAGATAAATTAGATAAAAAGAATACAAAAGTTAAAATTAATGGCAAGCAATACAGCTATGATCACGCTAAATTATATGGTCCTTATCCCGTAACTGAAGAAATAGAAGTTACTGCTGAAGGGAAGGCTAAAGGTAAAACTTTTAAATCAAGTACCGTTAAACTCTATCCGAATGAACTGAAATCAAATACGCCTGTACGCTTAAATTTTGAAAAAGAAAAAATTGATAAATACGTGAAAGAGAAAGAAAAAGAAGAAAATAGTTTGAAAAATAAAGTCACTAAGTTCTTCAATAAGTATTCCTTAGCTATGAATAATGCAGCAGGCACAAATAACTTTGCGAGCATTTCAAATTTTTTCAAGCCAGATACTGCAGATTATAAAACGATGAAACAAAACTTTCAGACAGGGCAAGGTATCCAGTCTTTGATTCAAAGTCCGCAAGTAGTGGACGTTTCACAAGAAGGTTCTAAAGTTTATGCGGAAGTACTAAATATCAACAGCCAAGGCGTTTGGGTGACATCTAAATATAAATTAGAAGATTCAGCTAAGCATCCAGCTAAAAGCGACGATGAGTCAGATTTGAAAATTATCAGTAATCAAGAATAA
- a CDS encoding multidrug effflux MFS transporter, which translates to MSHTHIEREKPTIFLVIILGALTAIGALSIDMFLPGLPQIRTDFHTTTSAAQLTLTLFMVGLAFGNLLMGPISDAVGRKQPLVIVMIVYTLASLGIIFSLNITMMIGLRLVQGLCAGAAAVISRAIASDMYSGKELTKFLAVLMLVNGVAPVLAPTLGGIILIFSNWHMVFIILTIFGIFMVLSTSLRIPESLSKQAREPADILSIIKQFKALLQRPKFVLPMLLQGMTFVILFSYISASPFITQRIYTLSPQAFSWMFAIIGIGLIISSQLAGKLVDYFEPLAIMRGYTLVQIIGVIIITIVLTLHLPIIFLFIAFLLLVGPVTGIATISFSVAMDERTGGSGSASSLLGLVQTLIGGISTPLVGLMGEHSYIPYLIIISITSVILIILHLLIAKTFSGKETPGE; encoded by the coding sequence GTGAGTCACACCCATATAGAAAGAGAGAAACCAACCATCTTTCTAGTCATTATATTAGGTGCCTTAACTGCTATCGGCGCACTTTCAATTGATATGTTTTTGCCAGGATTGCCGCAAATCAGAACAGATTTCCATACTACAACGTCCGCAGCACAACTGACCCTGACTTTATTTATGGTCGGACTGGCATTCGGTAACTTATTGATGGGACCGATTTCAGACGCTGTCGGAAGAAAACAGCCACTCGTTATTGTGATGATTGTCTATACACTTGCAAGCCTCGGTATCATCTTTTCACTCAATATCACGATGATGATCGGCTTGCGATTAGTACAGGGGTTATGTGCAGGCGCTGCAGCCGTAATTTCACGTGCAATTGCCAGCGATATGTATAGCGGGAAAGAACTGACTAAATTCTTAGCAGTCCTCATGCTCGTCAACGGCGTCGCACCCGTATTAGCACCCACATTGGGAGGAATTATCTTAATCTTCTCGAACTGGCACATGGTATTCATCATCTTAACAATTTTCGGTATTTTCATGGTGCTCTCAACCAGTCTGCGCATTCCAGAATCATTGAGTAAACAAGCACGCGAACCTGCCGATATTCTATCCATTATCAAGCAATTCAAAGCACTCTTGCAAAGACCGAAATTTGTATTGCCGATGCTCTTGCAAGGAATGACCTTTGTCATCTTATTCAGTTACATATCCGCTTCACCCTTCATCACCCAACGCATCTACACGCTGTCACCCCAAGCCTTCAGCTGGATGTTTGCAATCATCGGAATTGGGTTGATTATCTCGTCGCAACTTGCAGGCAAACTCGTAGATTACTTTGAACCGCTTGCCATCATGCGCGGCTACACACTCGTGCAAATCATAGGCGTCATTATCATTACCATCGTCTTGACCCTTCATTTGCCGATTATTTTTCTATTCATCGCCTTCTTGCTGCTAGTAGGACCCGTTACAGGAATTGCGACCATTTCCTTTTCAGTAGCGATGGACGAAAGAACAGGCGGCAGCGGCAGTGCATCAAGTCTGTTGGGATTAGTCCAAACCTTGATTGGCGGCATCAGTACACCACTCGTAGGGCTGATGGGCGAGCATAGCTATATTCCGTACCTGATCATTATCAGTATCACCTCAGTAATATTAATCATACTGCACCTCTTAATCGCTAAAACCTTTTCAGGAAAAGAAACCCCTGGAGAGTAG
- a CDS encoding MMPL family transporter yields the protein MKTILKFRWIISIIVVIAIACSIIFAPNLAQLANDKGKIAPPKDTTSQQYDQKLKDVGANYKSISAVVQLNHKLDASSKKDLKDYIKKVKDVKHVKTVIDPFENKDVEDKLVSKDKKSVMIPIETTDDKNKTLDAVKDINKIKHQDFKGAYVTGNEVINDDINKSVNEGLKTTEIITVILILVILFLVFRSVVTPFVPLLLVGLAYAFSQGVLAFLVKYIDFPISIYIQPFLIALLFGIGTDYCILLLNRYKEELGKDQSNFDAVLNTFKHGGRTILICAITVLVGFAALFFVEFSLFRSAMGIAVGVLCLMIILFTLLPTLLLLLGGKVFWPSKKAADHRDNKLWGALGKFTNKRSFLALVIVLIIMVPIIVFAPNTITYDNTNEIGDEYDSIKAINIIKDDFNMSQAFPVNIAIKDDKKLDNAKGVNDLEALSQSIEKVKGVKSVSTITRPTGKPIKQLSATDQLNQIQSKLTDANNGLGQVNDGLGQMDSQVKPYTDPSRVQQAMQQGSQSPQQAGQQVTQQAGEMSKALEQSQQGISKVQNGQSQIQERLKDMSEDKGMSKSGMYVTDDMLKDKKLKQSVDQYSKGDGKVLLLNVELKDDPFSKASMNTVERIHNTVDNQVKGTAFENSDIEYGGTSSSNNDLQKIIDSDMAKAIALITVFLFVVLLIFERSIIMPLYMIASILITYYASIGVANLIFNDMLGMGGLLLVVPFFSFVVLMALGIDYAIFLVNRFNEEVDAGKSITEALLTSMSKMGTVIMTACIILIGTVAALYTSGAMTLMEIATVIILGLIIYNLFMLPLFIPALIKSFGPGNWWPFKTHVKNHKDA from the coding sequence ATGAAGACCATATTGAAGTTCAGATGGATAATTTCAATTATTGTGGTGATTGCCATTGCATGTTCCATTATTTTCGCTCCGAATTTAGCGCAACTTGCAAATGACAAAGGAAAAATCGCTCCACCTAAAGACACAACATCTCAACAATATGATCAGAAATTAAAAGATGTCGGTGCAAATTATAAGAGCATCAGTGCTGTGGTGCAGTTAAATCATAAATTGGATGCATCCAGCAAAAAGGATTTAAAGGATTACATCAAAAAGGTCAAAGATGTTAAGCACGTTAAAACTGTCATTGATCCATTTGAAAACAAAGATGTTGAAGATAAGTTAGTATCTAAAGATAAAAAATCTGTGATGATTCCAATTGAAACAACGGATGACAAAAATAAAACGTTAGACGCTGTAAAAGATATTAATAAAATCAAACATCAAGATTTTAAAGGGGCCTACGTCACAGGTAATGAAGTCATTAATGATGACATCAATAAAAGTGTCAACGAAGGACTAAAAACAACTGAAATTATTACAGTGATTTTAATTTTAGTTATTTTATTCTTAGTGTTCCGTTCAGTCGTAACACCTTTCGTACCGCTTCTACTTGTAGGTTTAGCTTATGCCTTTTCACAAGGTGTATTAGCATTCTTAGTAAAATATATTGATTTCCCTATTTCCATTTACATCCAGCCATTCTTAATTGCATTACTCTTCGGTATCGGAACCGATTATTGCATTCTTTTATTAAATAGGTATAAAGAGGAATTAGGTAAAGATCAAAGTAATTTCGATGCTGTGTTAAATACATTCAAACATGGCGGTCGTACAATCTTGATTTGTGCGATTACAGTACTTGTCGGTTTCGCTGCATTATTCTTTGTAGAATTCAGCCTATTCCGCTCTGCTATGGGTATCGCAGTCGGTGTCTTGTGCTTAATGATCATTCTCTTCACATTATTACCGACACTATTGCTCCTACTAGGTGGCAAAGTCTTCTGGCCAAGCAAGAAAGCAGCTGACCATAGAGACAATAAATTATGGGGTGCATTAGGTAAATTTACGAATAAGCGTTCTTTCTTAGCATTAGTCATCGTCTTAATTATTATGGTGCCGATTATTGTTTTCGCGCCTAACACGATTACGTATGACAACACAAATGAAATCGGCGATGAATACGATTCTATTAAAGCTATCAATATCATTAAAGACGATTTCAATATGAGCCAAGCATTTCCTGTCAATATCGCTATTAAAGACGATAAGAAATTAGATAATGCTAAAGGCGTTAATGATTTAGAAGCGCTTTCCCAATCTATTGAAAAAGTAAAAGGCGTTAAAAGTGTCAGCACTATTACACGCCCTACTGGCAAACCTATTAAACAATTATCAGCTACAGATCAATTGAATCAAATTCAAAGTAAATTGACAGATGCCAATAATGGTCTCGGCCAGGTCAATGATGGACTCGGCCAAATGGATTCACAAGTTAAACCTTATACTGATCCGAGTCGTGTTCAACAAGCGATGCAGCAAGGCAGTCAATCACCGCAGCAAGCTGGACAGCAAGTCACACAACAAGCTGGTGAAATGTCTAAGGCACTTGAACAATCTCAACAAGGTATTTCTAAAGTACAAAATGGACAATCACAAATTCAAGAACGTCTTAAAGACATGTCTGAAGATAAAGGCATGAGTAAATCAGGCATGTATGTGACAGATGATATGTTGAAAGATAAGAAATTAAAACAATCTGTCGATCAATATAGTAAAGGTGACGGCAAAGTTCTGTTATTGAATGTCGAATTAAAAGATGATCCGTTCTCTAAAGCTTCAATGAATACAGTTGAACGTATTCATAATACTGTGGATAACCAAGTTAAAGGAACAGCATTTGAAAACAGTGATATTGAATATGGCGGTACATCTTCTTCTAATAACGACTTGCAGAAAATCATTGATAGCGACATGGCTAAAGCCATCGCGCTTATTACAGTGTTCTTGTTCGTTGTACTCTTAATCTTTGAACGTTCAATTATTATGCCGTTGTATATGATTGCTTCTATTTTAATCACTTACTATGCTTCTATCGGCGTCGCTAATTTAATCTTTAACGATATGCTCGGCATGGGAGGATTATTATTAGTTGTTCCATTCTTCAGTTTCGTTGTACTGATGGCGCTCGGTATCGATTATGCCATCTTCTTAGTCAACCGCTTCAATGAAGAAGTCGACGCAGGCAAATCGATTACTGAAGCGTTGCTAACTTCAATGAGTAAAATGGGTACGGTTATCATGACTGCTTGTATCATCTTAATCGGTACGGTTGCAGCGCTTTATACTTCTGGTGCGATGACGTTAATGGAAATTGCAACTGTTATTATTTTAGGTTTAATTATTTATAACCTATTCATGCTGCCACTCTTCATTCCAGCATTGATTAAATCATTCGGTCCTGGAAACTGGTGGCCATTTAAAACACATGTTAAAAACCACAAAGACGCGTAA